The Deltaproteobacteria bacterium genome contains the following window.
AGCCTTTTCCAAAAACAGCTCTAGTTTCGGTCCAGAGCGTAGCGATGTCTACTAAAGTTAAGCTATAAACAAATTCTCCAGCTAGTGAGCCGCCACAGTGAGCAACGGTATCACTTTCAAGAAATCCCGGCACATTTATGTCCCAAATATTTTCTTGTATGGGAATTTCTTCGCGAAAAACACCTGGTCTCGTAAACGACTTTCCTCGCTTAGCTCTATAGCGCTTAAGTAGTCTGTCAATTGTTGGCGCGCTCACAGTCAATAGCTTTTCCCTAACTTCTGGCAAAAAACATTCATGTTCCATTTCTACATAGGGCAGCCATGCTGGCATTGCCGACTTCAAATGCCGAGAGCACATAAAACGGGTTGTCTTCCACATAAATCTAAGCGCATCCAAAAATGCCTTGTCTTGATATTTAGATGGCCGACCAATCTTGCCAGTCTTCGTCTTCCGTTCAGCCTCAGAGCATAAATCGCCAATCATTAGCCTTTTAGCGTGCCTACGGCTGACCAAAAACCGAGTCTCTATCTCACTTAATAACTCGCCTTTCTCTCGCCGATTAGAATTCTCATAACGCTTGCAGAACCAGCTGATTTCCCTCTCTCTTCCTGTCGTTCCCATATTTGTCATGCCTCCTTTCTTAGGGACATGACTTATGAGCCTTTAGCCTACCTAAACTTTTCTGAATCCTTTTCCTTCAGGGACATTCTTTTTGAGGCAAAACGTCCTCGGCATGAACCATTGCTAGCTTTCCCTTATATAGCTAAAGTCTTTCCAAGGCATCTTCGATAAAGCCAAAGCCAATTTGCTCTATAGCTGCTTCATTGATTTCGACAATAATAGCATCCTTGGAAAAAACATAATTCTCCCAATCGAGAGCCTCTCGGTCAATTGGCACTTTTACGCCTTTGGGGTAACTGTAATTTGTCTTAAAGTAGTAATAAAAAGCGCGATTTTTAAAAATGCGATGCTTATCAAAATAGTTTAAAACCGTCCAAAGAAAACTGTCCCCGACAATAACGACGTTAGGCCGCGTGGAACTCTGTAACTTAACGCCGCTGCTCTGGGGATAGCCAAGGCGTTGTTCTGAAAAAGGTTTAAGCGACCAAATGTTAAGGAGCAAAGCGAGGTCTTTATCGCATGGTGCTGCAGTGGTTCTTTCTAAAACAGGTTCACAATTAATGTTGATAAAAGATCTGCCGAGAATATTTTCGAGGCTTTTTATTATCCCACTTGCAACATAACAAGAAGCAAAACCAGACCAATGAGTCCCTCCCTTAGAAAAGACTGGATATTTACTCTCTGACTTTAATCGGCGAACTAAGGCTGGCCCATCAAAATAATTAACCTCCCTCTCCTCGAGAAGAGCTACAAAATTATCGTAATCGCGCGAAACATTTTTTTCCCATTTCCGCTGCGCTTTCGGAATGAATTCCGGATATGTAGCCGCTTTGCTGGGGCTAAGGAGAACGAGAAATCCAATTTTGCGATTTTTAAGTCTTTGCTGCAGAAGCTCCAGCGAACTCGCTATTTCTCTAAGCTTCGCCATAGGAATGCGCGGCTCGGCGTTCAAAGAATCTATATATAGGCGCTCATACAGATAATTGTCCTTACCGACAACCATTGGGGATCGATAGCTAGAAGATACTGTTCCAAAAACTGAATAGTTAAGCTGATTATCGGTTCGCACCAACGCATTCCTAAAACCAATGTTTTCCGAAAACCAACGCTCAAGGCCCTCCTGATATTCGCCCTTCCAAAAAGACGAAAAACTCGTCTTAGGGAAACTCTCCTTGGATTCCACCCCCATTAAGCGACGCTCCGCCACAAAAGCATACTTCATCTGCCACAATGGCGCGAAAATCAACGCAAAGTTAACTATTATGAACAGCCACTTCATAAGCTAAAAGCGAAAATATATAAAAGGGTGAAAGCTCGAATTAACCAAGAACGCCACCGACAAGATCGCGATAAGAAACGCCAACTGACCACGAACGACAATAGTCGACCATCTCAAGTGTTCCTTTTCCTCAAACAACTGCCAAACCCTGCTAGCTGGCAGAAAACTCAGAATGGCCGCCAGCGCGAACATAGCAATCGAACGAGAGCTAAAAAGCTCCGCCACGGTAGCCTCAAATCCTAAGCCAATATTGGAGAACGAAAATAGACATTTTACAAAGCTAGTGGCATGGGAGATATTTTCAGCTCGAAAAAAAACCCACCCTATCATCACCAAGAAAAATGTAACCGCGATATTCACAACTCGCGGAAGCTTGCTAGAAAGTTTCAACCAAAATAAGCGATCCAGAATTAGGCAAAACCCATGATACGCTCCCCAAAATATAAAAGTCCAATTAGCACCATGCCAAAGCCCAGATAGTAAAAACACAGTCCAAAGATTGACGTAAGTTCTAAACGTAGACAGGCGGTTTCCTCCTAGCGGTATGTAGAGGTATTCCTTCATCCAGTTCGAAAGCGAAATATGCCATCGCCGCCAGAATTCAGTTATGTTTTGGCTGATATATGGATGATTAAAATTTTCGACAAACTTAAAGCCCATAATTTTTCCAAGCCCTATTGCCATATCCGAGTAGCCGGAAAAATCAAAGAATATTTGAAAAGTATAACAACTAATGCCAATCCAAACCGCGTAAAAAGAAAGCCGATCGTCGCCTAAATTAAACACATTATTTGCCACCTCCCCCAGCGGATCTGCAATTAGGACTTTTTTTGCAAGCCCCACTGAGAACCTCAACACTCCAGCAAATATTAAATCGACTGAATGCAAGCGCCTAAGCAGCTGTCCTTGAATATCGTGATAGCGAAATATGGGTCCAGCAATGAGATGTGGAAAAAGCAGAAGAAAGAGCGCATAGCTGAGGAGATTTTTCGCCGGTGGAGTTACGCCGCGATAAACGTCCACTAGGTAGCTGATTTTTTCAAACGTAATAAACGATATTCCTATGGGCAAGGCCACTTCTAGCCAAGGCCAAGGAGAAAATCCAAAAGCACCGATAGCTGCGTTAATTTGTTCAACAAAAAAATTTGCATACTTAAAATAGAAAAATATGCTTAGGTTTAAGCCCACGGCGAAAGCTAAGAGTAATTTTCTCTTCTTTGCACCCTCAACGCAATTCACTATCGCCTTGCTAAACCAATAGTCGCAAATGCTCGTAAACACAATTACGGCTAAAAAGCGTGGCGCTCCCCAAGTATAAAACAAGGCGCTCCCCAATAAAGCCGTGTAATTCTTAAATCGAGATGGCGTAGAAAAATAAAACAGAAAGAACCAAGGCAAAAAACCAAAAATAAAAAGTAAAGAGCTAAAAGACATCTGGCTGCGACATGGTTACATTACAATATTACCAGTACCCTACGGCGAAGCCTCAACCACGTCGGGCCACAAAGCTATGCAACGGGGCTCGCTCATGTGGAACACCCCTAACTCATCGCCTAAACGTTGAAAACCATACCGTACAACCGCACCCCTAGCTCGCAAAAAATCCCTAGCGTCCTTGTCCCGCCGCCCATCCCGAAGAAGCTTATATCGAGCCAGCAACTCCTCATCTCGAATCAAATCAACGTCAACAAAGACCAAACAACGCGTATCGACAAAAACGCGACCTAGAGTTCTCACACCCCGCTTTGACTGCGCCATCTCTTCAATGCGAAGCTCATCAAAAGACTCATCCAATCCAGGAGCCTCGCCCTGAAACTTGGAATACATCACCATTAGCATCTTCTCGGGATCCCTAAATATCCTATAAAGCCCCGGCGATAATTCGATTAAACATCCCCCGTACCTCTCCACTAAGTCCTTAAAATCAAGGCTGATATCTCTAACGCTTCGCTCACTCCTTAGGAGACTTAGCGCTGGAGTGGCAAATTGCGAGTTGCCCAGCATGAATTGGTCAATTAAAACGACATATCCACTACTAACCCGCAATTCGTCGCCAGTATTGCCAATAACTTGCTCTGAGATTTCGTAACTCATATTTTTTTTTGGAGCCAAGAACTCATGCGGGTATTAACTTAACCTTAGTGACTGGCGAAAACGAGTACAAACTAAGCACATCCTCGATGTCTCCACGAGAGACATCTTGAATCTTTCGGAGCTCCTCCTGTAGCGTAAAGTACTGCTTCCTATATATCCAATCGTTCCCAACTGTCATCATGCGTTTCCGAGCACTCTCGCCACCTACGACTAGTCTTGTCGCTAGCTTGGTTTTTGCGCGCTCGAGATCATCGTCACTAAAATCCTTAGCTGTGTTCATGATGTTAACGACAATATCGCCCACCGAATCGATCTTTTCAGGCTCACTGCACGCATACGCATATATAATTCCAGTG
Protein-coding sequences here:
- a CDS encoding integrase; this encodes MTNMGTTGREREISWFCKRYENSNRREKGELLSEIETRFLVSRRHAKRLMIGDLCSEAERKTKTGKIGRPSKYQDKAFLDALRFMWKTTRFMCSRHLKSAMPAWLPYVEMEHECFLPEVREKLLTVSAPTIDRLLKRYRAKRGKSFTRPGVFREEIPIQENIWDINVPGFLESDTVAHCGGSLAGEFVYSLTLVDIATLWTETRAVFGKG
- a CDS encoding MBOAT family protein encodes the protein MSFSSLLFIFGFLPWFFLFYFSTPSRFKNYTALLGSALFYTWGAPRFLAVIVFTSICDYWFSKAIVNCVEGAKKRKLLLAFAVGLNLSIFFYFKYANFFVEQINAAIGAFGFSPWPWLEVALPIGISFITFEKISYLVDVYRGVTPPAKNLLSYALFLLLFPHLIAGPIFRYHDIQGQLLRRLHSVDLIFAGVLRFSVGLAKKVLIADPLGEVANNVFNLGDDRLSFYAVWIGISCYTFQIFFDFSGYSDMAIGLGKIMGFKFVENFNHPYISQNITEFWRRWHISLSNWMKEYLYIPLGGNRLSTFRTYVNLWTVFLLSGLWHGANWTFIFWGAYHGFCLILDRLFWLKLSSKLPRVVNIAVTFFLVMIGWVFFRAENISHATSFVKCLFSFSNIGLGFEATVAELFSSRSIAMFALAAILSFLPASRVWQLFEEKEHLRWSTIVVRGQLAFLIAILSVAFLVNSSFHPFIYFRF